Proteins from a single region of Strix uralensis isolate ZFMK-TIS-50842 chromosome 12, bStrUra1, whole genome shotgun sequence:
- the LOC141948871 gene encoding E3 ubiquitin-protein ligase RBBP6-like, giving the protein MPCVHYKFFSLLQYDTVTFSGLNISLGHLKRQIMGRHKLKVTNCELQISNAQTGEEYTDDNSLIPKNSSVIVRRVPVRGVKTTSKTRFITRTEPVSGTPKAVCKNTTSHFFSTHCT; this is encoded by the exons ATGCCGTGCGTGCATTACaagttcttctccctgctgcagtacGACACAGTCACCTTCAGCGGCCTCAACATCTCCCTGGGCCACCTGAAGCGCCAGATCATGGGCCGCCACAAGCTGAAGGTGACCAACTGCGAGCTGCAGATATCCAACGCCCAGACCGGAGAAG aatacaccGATGATAACAGCctgattcctaagaactcctcggtgattgttagaagagtccctgttagaggagtcaaaactaccagcaaaacacgatttat aactcgaaccgagccagtgagtggaacaccaaaagcggtatgtaaaaacacaacctcacactttttttctacacattgCACTTAA